The Carassius auratus strain Wakin chromosome 7, ASM336829v1, whole genome shotgun sequence genome contains the following window.
gaaaggaataattcttgtgtccacctcctttcatagggacatcacatgcggtgttcggcccagaggatcctgcgatctacacagcggggtaagtaatcaacagcatgtatgtgttcttgaataagcaatggggcttacggctgggggaTACTTCAGTTGAGTGCCTGGGTGTGGATTACGGTGACGGTGGTGGGCTCTCGGGGTGGTGAGCGTCCGGCATTAACTCTATATATCTTCCCCACACTCTGTAACTTCACTTCAAacgatttattgtgcaaacacaccACTTCAGACACGGCACACCCACTCTTAGTGCAAATAGAGCCAGCACTCACCCAACGATGACTCCGTCCACTTCACAACGTTATCACTCCCAGTCCAGATGTATACAATTGATCGAAGTCCCAGATCAGGTCTCTTAACTTCCCTCCGATAGCGATGGCGCGGTCTGGTCTTCACTTGCTTTCCAGAACTCACACTCTTTCTGTCCTGAATATCTCCACTCGATCGCTGATATATCTGTTGCACAGCCAGATAGCCGAAACCCCACAATAGTCCTCAAATACCTCCACACGCCAGCCCAAACGTCCCAGGAATTCACCTCTCCTAGGggaacacatccaaagagaagaACCACACACTGGGGCAAGCCAACCCGGAAGAATAGCCGGAAGAACGAACGACCAAAAAGAATCAACAACCCTTTTTCATGGTCTCTGCACTTCTCTTTTTATGTGGTTACTCCGCCTCCATAATCCTCTCACAGATCGCCACATCAAACTCCCCACACCAGATGTCAATCTGTCATTAGCGTTGTTATTGCGACATCGGGCGCAACCCGGAAGTGGACCGGTGTTACCGCGACACCGTCCCGAGGGGAACACAAAATTCCGGCGGGACTTAGTTCCGCTTCCCTTTCGTCACCCCGTGACatatatacttccatttagagaaggctacttttggattatttgggctcgtcgccatacctgtctctggttgactgactggcttgtgttgttcgctGTGTGTCCCGTCCTGTCCGACTATGCGTTATGATGGGTTGTTCGCAAttcgactctaagagccggctcttttagttgaacttcgggagctggctcgcatatctgaagagccaactctattttttcaaatttagcctatagaaattaaataattatgtaataaaaattgaaatattatagtcaaagtcatttaaagagccgtttgtgagccaaagagccggctcttttcagtgagctgagtcaaaagagccgaattcccatcactactatgcgtgctttcgaacacccgccgcactctacctctgattggcttacaatgaaattttactctacctcagccaatcgtcagcatttatgcgcttgtctcatgctctgcccactaaccaaggaagaacagtaaaaaaaaagtatttgcctctcgctcagagatctagttggtctgataaaaaaaaaataaaaaaaaaaaaagcttcatcatcagttatagtaacgcgccgcattttttggcagtaacggtaatggcgttattaagatgagaagagtaatcaattagattactcgttactggaaaaagtaatgccgttagtaacgccgttattcccatcactgcctgagagataaacagatggTAAACAAAGTAAAACACTATTATTAGCATAATAGAAAAGTCTGAAGTGTAAATAATCCACATTACCTTTACTGTGTTTACTAGCGCTGAAGATCAAGGCCTGAAGTCCTTTAAAGAGGTATAATGTCATGCTCAGTACGGCTACATTTGCTATTGTTAGGCTACTTCTAAAAATCCTTCAGAATCTCATGTtatcaaatttagaaaaataattccCATGAAACATCTGGATGATTCTCACGTCACACATTCATCACTGGTTTCTCTGGAGATCCTGTAAACGAACAAGGCTTCGGGGTGGAGCAAATGCTGCTACTCTTTATGAATAACAACTCAGCATTTACAGATTTACTTACAGATGATCACAAGGAAATatgcaattaaactgaaaaatacacAGATATAGTTTTCAGAAGAGGTAACCATCATAACCAAAGCTTCGACTTGAAGTGAAATCATCAAATTATTCTGAAAATGTAAATGCGCAATATCTTATCTTGAAATAATGATATTTGATCTAAAGACATCATACATTCAGATAAACAAGTCTGCTTAgttatatgtataatttataaaagtGTCAGTGAAgtgttcaataaaaataaattacacttgagGTATTTCTGTAATGCTTAAAAGTGTTGAAAATCTATGGAgacccgcacatgacatgcaggaaaaaattgttaggctaaatcatgtgcacgatttactaattagttccctcattgtactaaaacgtgcacacgattactattgcattccctcgatttactatttcgttcactcaatttataaatagtgtgcacgatttagcaaatagGGAATGTGTTGTGTCATGTACTGTAATTCCTAATGCTACCTCTAGGGACGTTGTATTGTAAGAAGGAGAAGTGGGTACAACAGAAGGGGAGAAGAAGGGGCTTAGATAAAGGGACTGCTTTGTTAGGCATTGACTTGATTTCTGCCCTAAAACTTCAAATAAAAGGTGATAATGTTTGCTCCTCGGTCATGGCCACCAATACCACATCCCTGACAGATACTGAAATGGGATGTgtgtaaaatttgttttattacagcTTTTGGCCTGTTCAGATATTGCAGGGTTCTCTATGGCCTGGCATCCTTGGAGGGCGTACCAGGTGTCAAAAATTACCTGGATGATGTTATCGTCTATGGAAAGACATCTGAGGAGCATGACTTGAACCTCAGTACTGTGTTGCAGAAATTGAAAGAGTCTGGGCTGgtgataaattataaaaaaatgcattttcaaacaGACTTCATTGTGGTTTCTGGGCCATATAATCAATGCTCATGGAATCCTACCTGATCAAGAGCACCTAGATGCTGTCCGTGAAGCTCCACCTCCATCTGATGCAGCATCTCTGCAATCCTTCCTAggatcaggcacgtgcacaggtggATGTATGATGTGTATGAGTGCAAGTGTTTAGTGTAACAGAAGACataaacttaaactcaaatgtgCATCGGTGAAGAATGCTGGCGTCCCGAGCGAGGCATGGACCTGAACAGGTCAAACGAGCAGCGTTCAAGCTTTTAGCCACCGAAACAGAGCAGGAAGAATGCGAGGAATCCAGCAGCGAACCTCCTATTTAAACAATTATTCTCAGGTGACAGCAATCAAGTCTGAAAAAGAGGAGGGGCATGAGAACAAGCAAAGACAGGACAAGGGCCGTAACAAGcctatctaaaataataataataataataataatcttgccaGATGGCCAATCTACCCATGGTCCACATGCTTTCAATAAACTGAGAACCATACCTGCATCTTCTTCCGGATGTTTGTACAATGGAGCTAATTTCATGCCAAACGTTGCTGGAATGTTTTATCACAGAGTTTAACTGCATGATAATTCACGTTGCGAGGGCGCCACCTGCTGGACAGAGAGCCACCCAACATGACCATATGATGATAATCAAATACATCAAATCTGGACAGTGATGTATGTGTTCATGTATAAAGAGATCAAATATGGCAAAGACTTTAGTGTACACTTATAGGAAAAGAACTAAAATGCAATGAGAGATTCAGCTGTTGTCATGCAGGCCAAGATTAGTCCATATACTCTTGTGAGAAGAATAAAAAGAGACCCACACACATAGGAGATCTGACTgaggaatattttattattattgacaaaatatatattataataaaataacggCTGTATGTTCATATAATGcagagagaattaaaaaaaaaatcctatgcATTAAAATATGGATCTTAGATTACTAAAATGGGTCTCCTACAGCTGTTCTCCTTTTAAGCATTTGGGTTAATATCTTTCAATGCatcttgtaattaattaataacagtaTTCCATATTATTTTTGCAACAAATTAAATCGCAACCAATAAAAccaacatgtttaaaaaataatatagtcTGAGATTGATAGCAGTTACCTGAAATGATgtgaaaaacagcacaaacaaaaaTCTGACTCTTTATTGTACCAAAATTCTATTGATATGTGACTTGCATAATAATTTGGAACACAGTGTATAAGGAGAATAATCCTGGAGTGTTTTAATCAAATACGTAAACTTCTTTTCGACCGAAGAAAGAACGACGTAAACATCTTGGATTATAtggcggggggggggggttgggggggggtatcaggaaatgttgatttgaaagtgaaataaacctttaaattgtCAGTTGTTGAGTTAATTTAAGATAAACCCACATGCATAATTTAGACAACACTCATGTCATCTTTGCAATAAACAGACTAAtcacacatatattataaaaaaaaaaaaaaaaaacactagtctGTTCCCGCTTcagtacatttgtttttctcttttttaaaaagtatgtgTTGATGTTTCTTTGCCTTTTTCACCGCACCTTTGGCATTCTCATAGTTGAGTTTTGCGGTATTCTTTATAGCGTCAGACACCGAGTCCGTTTCTTCTGCGGCTTTGAATCCGGTGATTCCTCCCCCAATCGCTCCGGCGAGAGCGGCGACAGCGACCCCCGCAGCTGCAGCGATACCAGAACCAGCCACTCCGACCCCAGCCCCGGCCCCCGCGGCGATGATCCCCGCCTTCACCGCCACTGCTCCCGCCACTATCCCCGTGACTCCCGCAGCCCCGGCTACGGTTCCGGCTTCTATTACTCCGGCAACATTGGCGGCTTTCAGTAAAGACACGACGGAGGCCACAGCGACCCCGATGCCCAGAAACGCACCGGTAAGTATTCCCGTGGTCACTCCTGCCAGCTTAACCAGAAATTTTTTGTGCGCTATCTTTTTGGCCTCTTCGCGCCTCTCTTCTGGTGACATATTGACCTCTTTTATGTCCTTCATCTCATCTTGAATCTCCTCCTCCACTATCTGAAGCAGCTCGTTGGTGTAGCAGGTGTTCTGATTGTCCTTCAGCTTCTGCTCGATGGTCTCCAGCAGGTTCTTCACCTGGACTCTGTTGCTCCTGTATCCCATTTGACGGGTTCTCCAGTATTTGCTGTCGATGACGTGACAGCGGCCTCCACATTTATCAACCAGCTCCTGTAGCTTCGGACTTATCTTGACAAACTCCTCGATGGTTTGTCCTTCCAGCTGTTCTCCGTGAGTGAATAAAACCACTGAGTGATTGAAGGTGTCTTCTCCACAATACTCCATGATTTTATCCACGACCTCCATCTCTTGTCCCGTGTATCTCCCCACCTTCAGGACGATGGTGAACATGTCTGGACCCGGAGAGCTTTCGATCACAGAGCGAATGATCTCAGATTTGATGGCCTCCTCATCCAGACCGGTGTCGAAGAGTCCAGGTGTGTCAATAACGGTGATCTTTTTGCCGTGGACCTTGCGGTCTCCACTGACACATTCAGTCGTCACTGATTCAGGAGAAGCTTTGCTCTTGAAGACTTGTTGTTTGAGAATCATATTCCCGGCGCTGCTCTTACCATCTCCGGTTTTCCCAAGAAGCACAATCCTTTTCTCAGGCAGAGAGTCAGaagcttttggaaaaaaaaagaaagaaaaaaataagttgttAATAAAGGATCTTACCTATTTAATGAGGTTTACAGATCTATATTAATTCTTGAAAATGTAGCCATAATATGGAAGTAAATATCTGTCATTTGAAAAAAAGCATGCTttttattatgagataaaaatattaacttatgACATATGCCATAATGTTGACATAAAAGTCATGAATATGCCACTGACATACTAAGtcatgattatttaaattatgagatatcaaaatgatgaaaaagtCTTACTTGGCATAGTAGGTCAAAGTTAtagataaaaagttgaaattgaagttggatattataaaaaataactcgTACAATGTTAAAATTATGATACAATGAGTAATGATGACAATGATAAAAAGTAAACTTTGAGGTCTACAGACTGAACTCTTATGCATAACTGCACTCTTTGGGTGTAAGGCATCAGATTGAAGCTATTTAATTCTGAATAACAAATATTTCACagattttcattgtatttaaaaacaatttgagACCTTGACGTTCCATAGCAAAAATTCAAGTCATGTATTTTTGAAACAATCACAATTCAGTCAAAACTGAGGTTTAATAAATGATaaccattttcattttggtgtgaactgcccctttaagactATTATCCTCTGAACTTCTTAAGCTCAAAAACTCTAGTAGCTTTTCATCTTAAACATGGCAACACTTTGAATTGTTCAAAGACAAATATCATCTCATATACGAGAATCATAAGGAAAGGTACTTCATTAATGCTATCATCTCTTACCTCCCATGTTCCGTCTACTGAGGTGCAGTAATGaatcaaaattactttatatttatggtgtttttatcTCAAATTGTCATGGTTCCTTGTTCTCtttatgatcatttaaaaaaaagccaCTGTAATATAAAGTCCATTCGATGTGTATCAGTGAACAACTTAAAGAGTTTCACTGCTTGAAGCACCCTTAAGTAAGTCATATAGACACTACGTGAATTACAGGAATTACCAGAACGACCAGTACGCTTTCACACACCTCCTACTTCACGTCACAATCTCTCTGAACAGCACATTACTTCAGAATCAGACACAAAAGTCTTCCTGagagcagtgttgggcaagttacttttaaaaagtaattagttacagttactagttacttcttccaaaaagtaactaaattagtaactcagttactaattttaaaagtaactagttacttaagaaagtaactattgcgttactttcaagtaaaattaaattttaaatgctcaaatgtgaccccacctctactccactttaaaggaacttaaaatacatgtgcatgttcaattatttatgataaatctgaatattataatgaaatggacacttaatacaatacattattaacagaaacatgaaacattgtacacacatctaaaaaaaaaaagttgctgtgggacaaagtgagactagcctccaatcaaatggcatgtatgtagatattatgtttatatagtggatcaatgcaaataacacaatagatttttgggaacttttgatatttacttttattgtttctttaatttcttgaaggaaaaagtaatgtatatacttccatttagagaaggctacttttggattaattgggctcgtcgccatacctgtctctggttgactgactggcttgtgttgttcgctGTGTGTCCCGTCCTGTCCGACTATGCGTTATGATGGGTTGTTCGCAattcatgagcgttagtgatgatgggtcgttcgcgaatgagcgttagtgatgatggatcgactcgtttgcgaatgagcttttgatgagtcgttcgcgattcgcgaatgagccgactctaagagccggctcttttagttgaacttcgggagctggctcgcatatctgaagagccaactctattttttcaaatttagcctatagaaattaaataattatgtaattaaaattgaaatattatagtcaaagtcatttaaagagccgtttgtgagccaaagagccggctcttttcagtgagctgagtcaaaagagccgaattcccatcactactatgcgtgctttcgaacacccgccgcactctacctctgattggcttacaatgaaattttactctacctcagccaatcgtcagcatttatgcgcttgtctcatgctctgcccactaaccaaggaagaacagtaaaaaaaagtatttgcctctcgctcagagatctagttggtctgataaaaaaaaaaaaaaaaaaaaaaaaaagcttcatcatcagttatagtaacgcgccgcattttttggcagtaacggtaatggcgttattaagatgagaagagtaatcaattagattactcgttactggaaaaagtaatgccgttagtaacgccgttattcccatcactgcctgagagataaacagatggTAAACAAAGTAAAACACTATTATTAGCATAATAGAAAAGTCTGAAGTGTAAATAATCCACATTACCTTTACTGTGTTTACTAGCGCTGAAGATCAAGGCCTGAAGTCCTTTAAAGAGGTATAATGTCATGCTCAGTACGGCTACATTTGCTATTGTTAGGCTACTTCTAAAAATCCTTCAGAATCTCATGTTatcaaatttagaaaaaataattccCATGAAACATCTGGATGTTTCTCACGTCACACATTCATCACTGGTTTCTCTGGAGATCCTGTAAACGAACAAGGCTTCGGGGTGGAGCAAATGCTGCTACTCTTTATGAATTACACACCCAACTGACAACTCAGCATTTACAGATTTACTTACAGATGATCACAAGGAAATatgcaattaaactgaaaaatacacAGATATAGTTTTCAAAAGAGGCAACCATCATAACCAAAGCTTCGACTTGAAGTGAAatcatcaaataattctgaaaatgtaAATGCGCAATATCTTATCTTGAAATAATGATATTTGATGTAAAGACATCATACATTCAGATTAACAAGTCTGCTTAgttatatgtataatttataaaagtGTCAGTGAAgtgttcaataaaaataaattacacttgagGTATTTCTGTAATGCTTAAAAGTGTTGAAaatctacggagccccgcacatgacatgcaggaaaaaattgttaggctaaatcatgtgcacgatttactaattcgttccctaaatgtactaaaacgtgcacacgattactattgcattccctcgatttactatttcgttcactcaatttataaatagtgtgcacgatttagcaaatagGGAATTTGTTGTATCATTTTCTGTAATTCCTAATGCTACCTCTAGGGACGTTGTATTGTAAGAAGGAGAAGTGGGTACAACAGAAGGGGAGAAGAAGGGGCTTAGATAAAGGGACTGCTTTGTTAGGCATTGACTTGATTTCTGCcctaaaatttcaaataaaaggtGATAATGTCTGCTTCTCGGTCATGGCCACCAATACCACATCCCTGACAGATACTGAAATAGGATGTgtgaaaaatttgttttattacagcTTTTATCACTCATGACGGCCTGTTCAGATATTGCAGGGTTCTCTATGGCCTGGCATCCTTGGAGGGCGTACCAGGTGTCAAAAATTACCTGGATGATGTTATCGTCTATGGAAAGACATCTGAGGAGCATGACTTGAACCTCAGTACTGTGTTGCAGAAATTGAAAGAGTCTGGGCTGgtgataaattataaaaaatgcattttcaaacaGACTTCATTGTGGTTTCTGGGCCATATAATCAATGCTCATGGAATCCTACCTGATCAAGAGCACCTAGATGCTGTCCGTGAAGCTCCACCTCCATCTGATGCAGCATCTCTGCAATCCTTCCTAggatcaggcacgtgcacaggtggATGTATGATGTGTATGAGTGCAAGTGTTTAGTGTAACAGAAGACataaacttaaactcaaatgtgCATCGGTGAAGAATGCTGGCGTCCCGAGCGAGGCATGGACCTGAACAGGTCAAACGAGCAGCGTTCAAGCTTTTAGCCACCGAAACAGAGCAGGAAGAATGCGAGGAATCCAGCAGCGAACCTCCTATTTAAACAATTATTCTCAGGTGACAGCAATCAAGTCTGAAATAGAGGAGGGGCATGAGAACAAGCAAAGACAGGACAAGGGCCGTAACAAGcctatctaaaataataataataataataataatcttgccaGATGGCCAATCTACCCATGGTCCACATGCTTTCAATAAACTGAGAACCATACCTGCATCTTCTTCCGGATGTTTGTACAATGGAGCTAATTTCATGCCAAACGTTGCTGGAATGTTTTATCACGGATTTTAACTGCATGATAATTCACGTTGCGAGGGCGCCACCTGCTGGACAGAGAGCCACCCAACATGACCATATGATGATAATCAAATACATCAAATCTGGACAGTGATGTATGTGTTCATGTATAAAGAGATCAAATATGGCAAAGACGTTAGTGTACACTTATAGGAAAAGAACTAAAATGCAATGAGAGATTCAGCTGTTGTCATGCAGGCCAAGATTAGTCCATATACTCTTGTGAGAAGAGTAAAAAGAGACCCACACACATAGGAGATCTGACTgaggaatattttattattattgacaaaatatatattataataaaacaatggcTGTATGTTCATATAATgcagagagaataaaaaaaaaatcctatgcATTAAAATATAGATCTTAGATTACTAAAATGGGTCTCCTACAGCTGTTCTCCTTTTAAGAATTTGGGTTAATATCTTTCAATGCatcttgtaattaattaataacagtaTTCCATATTATTTTTGCAACAAATTAAATCGCAACCAATAAAAccaacatgtttaaaaaataatatagtcTGAGATTGATAGCAGTTACCTGAAATGATgtgaaaaacagcacaaacaaaaaTCTGACTCTTTATTGTACCAAAATTCTATTGATATGTGACTTGCATAATAATTTGGAACACAGTGTATAAGGAGAATAATCCTGGAGTGTTTTAATCAAATACGTAAACTTCTTTTCGACCGAAGAAAGAACGACGTAAACATCTTGGATTATATGGCGGGGGGGTATCAGGAAATGTTGATTTGAAAgtgaaataaacctttaaattgtCAGTTGTTGAGTTAATTTAAGATAAACCCACATGCATAATTTAGACAACACTCATGTCATCTTTGCAATAAACAGACTAAtcacacatatattataaaaaaaaaaaaaaacactagtctGTTCCCGCTTcagtacatttgtttttctcttttttaaaaagtatgtgTTGATGTTTCTTTGCCTTTTTCACCGCACCTTTGGCATTCTCATAGTTGAGTTTTGCGGTATTCTTTATAGCGTCAGACACCGAGTCCGTTTCTTCTGCGGCTTTGAATCCGGTGATTCCTCCCCCAATCGCTCCGGCGAGAGCGGCGACAGCGACCCCCGCAGCTGCAGCGATACCGGAACCAGCCACTCCGACCCCAGCCCCGGCCCCCGCGGCGATGATCCCCGCCTTCACCGCCACTGCTCCCGCCACTATCCCTGTGACTCCCGCAGCCCCGGCTACGGTTCCGGCTTCTACTACTCCGGCAACATTGGCGGCTTTCAGTAAAGACACGACGGAGGCCACAGCGACCCCGATGCCCAGAAACGCACCGGTAAGTATTCCCGTGGTCACTCCTGCCAGCTTAACCAGAAGTTTTTTGTGTGCTATCTTTTTGGCCTCTTCGCGCCTCTCTCCTGGTGACATATTGACCTCTTTTATGTTCTTCATCTCATCTTGAATCTCCTCCTCCACTATCTGAAGCAGCTCGTTGGTGTAGCAGGTGTTCTTGTCCTTCAGCTTCTGCTCGATGGTCTCCAGCAGGTTCTTCACCTGGACTCTGTTGCTCCTGTATCCCATTTGACGGGTTCTCCAGTATTTGCTGTCGATGACGTGACAGCGGCCTCCACATTTATCAACCAGCTCCTGTAGCTTCGGACTTATCTTGACAAACTCCTCGATGGTTTGTCCTTCCAGCTGTTCTCCGTGAGTGAATAAAACCAATGAGTGATTGAAGGTGTCTTCTCCACAATACTCCATGATTTTATCCACGACCTCCATCTCTTGTCCCGTGTATCTCCCCACCTTCAGGACGATGGTGAACATGTCTGGACCCGGAGAGCTTTCGATCACAGAGCGAATGATCTCAGATTTGATGGCCTCCTCATCCAGACCGGTGTCGAAGAGTCCAGGCGTGTCAATAACGGTGATCTTTTTGCCGTGGACCTTGCGGTCTCCACTGACACATTCAGTCGTCACTGATTCAGGAGAAGCTTTGCTCTTGAAGACTTGTTGTTTGAGAATCATATTCCCGGCGCTGCTCTTACCATCTCCGGTTTTCCCAAGAAGCACAATCCTTTTCTCAGGCAGAGAGTCAGAAgcttttggaaaaaaaagaaagaaaaaataagttGTTAATAAAGGATCTTACCTATTTAATGAGGTCTACAGATATATATAAATCTTGAAAATGTAGCCATAATATGGAAGTAAATATCTGCCAtttgaaaaaaaacatgctttttattatgagataaaaaattaACTGATGACATATGCCATAATGTTGACATAAAAGTCATGAATATGCCACTGACATACTAAGtcatgattatttaaattatgagATATCAAAATGATGAAAAGTCATACTTGACATAGTAGGTCAAAGTTATACATAAAACGTTGAAATTGAAGTtagatattataaaaaataactcgTACAATGTTAAAATTATGATACAATGAGTAATGATGACAATGATAAAAAGTAAACTTTGAGGTCTACAGACTGAACTCTTGTACATAACTGCACTCTTTGGGTGTAAGGCATCAGATTGAAGCTATTTAATTCTGAATAACAAATATTTCACagattttcattgtatttaaaaGCAATTTGAGACCTTGATGTTCCATAGCAAAAATTCAAGTCATGTATTTTTGAAACAATCACAATTCAGTCAAAACTGAGGTTTAATAAATGATAACCAGTTTCATTTTGg
Protein-coding sequences here:
- the LOC113105430 gene encoding GTPase IMAP family member 7-like, with translation MGASDSLPEKRIVLLGKTGDGKSSAGNMILKQQVFKSKASPESVTTECVSGDRKVHGKKITVIDTPGLFDTGLDEEAIKSEIIRSVIESSPGPDMFTIVLKVGRYTGQEMEVVDKIMEYCGEDTFNHSVVLFTHGEQLEGQTIEEFVKISPKLQELVDKCGGRCHVIDSKYWRTRQMGYRSNRVQVKNLLETIEQKLKDNQNTCYTNELLQIVEEEIQDEMKDIKEVNMSPEERREEAKKIAHKKFLVKLAGVTTGILTGAFLGIGVAVASVVSLLKAANVAGVIEAGTVAGAAGVTGIVAGAVAVKAGIIAAGAGAGVGVAGSGIAAAAGVAVAALAGAIGGGITGFKAAEETDSVSDAIKNTAKLNYENAKGAVKKAKKHQHILFKKEKNKCTEAGTD
- the LOC113105431 gene encoding GTPase IMAP family member 7-like, whose product is MGASDSLPEKRIVLLGKTGDGKSSAGNMILKQQVFKSKASPESVTTECVSGDRKVHGKKITVIDTPGLFDTGLDEEAIKSEIIRSVIESSPGPDMFTIVLKVGRYTGQEMEVVDKIMEYCGEDTFNHSLVLFTHGEQLEGQTIEEFVKISPKLQELVDKCGGRCHVIDSKYWRTRQMGYRSNRVQVKNLLETIEQKLKDKNTCYTNELLQIVEEEIQDEMKNIKEVNMSPGERREEAKKIAHKKLLVKLAGVTTGILTGAFLGIGVAVASVVSLLKAANVAGVVEAGTVAGAAGVTGIVAGAVAVKAGIIAAGAGAGVGVAGSGIAAAAGVAVAALAGAIGGGITGFKAAEETDSVSDAIKNTAKLNYENAKGAVKKAKKHQHILFKKEKNKCTEAGTD